The Gemmatimonadales bacterium genome has a segment encoding these proteins:
- the tadA gene encoding tRNA adenosine(34) deaminase TadA, translating to MRGPQPAPGDVAGMRLALDQAGQAMTVGEVPIGAVVMREGVVLAAAHNATVALRDPTAHAELLALRQALATAGSDRLTGATLYITLEPCAQCAGAIVLAKVGRVVFGAWDDKAGMAGSIHDLLRHPRLNHRPEVVGGVLADECADLLRSFFEARR from the coding sequence ATGCGTGGCCCGCAGCCGGCACCAGGAGATGTCGCGGGGATGCGGCTGGCGCTCGACCAGGCAGGGCAGGCGATGACCGTTGGCGAAGTGCCGATCGGTGCCGTGGTGATGCGGGAGGGAGTGGTTCTCGCCGCGGCGCACAACGCGACCGTTGCACTGCGCGATCCGACGGCGCACGCCGAACTCCTCGCCCTCCGCCAGGCGCTCGCCACGGCCGGAAGCGACCGCCTCACCGGCGCCACGCTGTACATCACGCTGGAGCCGTGCGCGCAATGCGCCGGCGCAATCGTCCTCGCCAAGGTCGGCCGCGTCGTCTTCGGTGCCTGGGACGACAAGGCGGGGATGGCGGGATCGATTCACGATCTCCTCCGCCACCCCCGCCTCAATCATCGCCCCGAAGTCGTCGGCGGCGTCCTCGCCGACGAGTGCGCCGACCTCCTCAGGTCATTCTTCGAAGCCCGCCGGTGA
- the clpB gene encoding ATP-dependent chaperone ClpB — protein sequence MLRPDRLTLKAREAVQAALEQGRTRGNPVVNDAHLLSALLGQDEGIVQSLLAKAGVSIPRLSNRVESEIATFPSQRGGVDVTPTLDRTLSKVFERAEATAKELGDAYVSTEHLLLALAETKGTSARQLFEAEGLTAKELRTALDEVRGSHRVTTDTPEEQYQSLARFTRNLTDQARSGKLDPVIGRDEEVRRVMQVLSRRTKNNPVLIGEPGVGKTAIVEGLAQRIVNGDVPDSLRGKEIIALDIGQLLAGAKYRGEFEERLKSVVKELTDAAGRYVVFIDELHTLVGAGKAEGAVDASNLLKPALARGELHVVGATTLDEYRQNIEKDAALERRFQPVYVGEPTVEDTIAILRGLKEKYEVHHGVRITDNALVSAATLSNRYIGDRFLPDKAIDLVDEAASRIRMEIDSLPQEIDEVERRILQLEIERQSLVRDKDKASVQRRKALEQEIAELKEKSAGMKARWQSEKQAIEGIQKRKAQVEAMRAEIDQATRAGDLQKAAELRYGKIPELERELAGEEQKLNEAQKSSKYLREEVGSEDIANVVAKWTGIPVSKMLESDRERLTRLEAELGRRVVGQPEAITAVANAVRRARAGLQDVGKPTGSFIFLGPTGVGKTETARALAEFLFDDERAMVRLDMSEYMEKHAVARMIGAPPGYVGYEEGGQLTEAVRRRPYCVILFDEIEKAHPDVFNLLLQVLDDGRLTDSQGRAVDFRNTVIIMTSNIGSRYILETKSIAPDAWPEVEAKVLADLRAHFRPEFLNRVDDIVVFRPLSREDLDHIVALQLARLRALVAARGLVLDVAPEAMTWLAEAGYDPLYGARPLKRVIQRELQNPIALQLLEGKYNEGDTIHVAVNGGQLEFAH from the coding sequence GCTCGGACAGGATGAGGGGATTGTCCAGTCGCTCCTCGCGAAGGCGGGGGTCTCGATCCCGCGGCTCTCCAATCGAGTCGAATCGGAGATCGCCACCTTCCCATCCCAGCGCGGCGGCGTCGATGTCACCCCGACGCTCGATCGAACCCTTTCCAAGGTCTTCGAGCGCGCCGAAGCGACCGCCAAGGAACTCGGCGACGCGTACGTGTCGACCGAACATCTCCTCCTCGCCCTCGCCGAAACCAAGGGGACGTCGGCCCGGCAGCTGTTCGAAGCAGAGGGGCTGACCGCCAAGGAACTCCGGACTGCCCTGGACGAAGTCCGCGGCTCGCACCGTGTCACGACCGACACGCCGGAGGAGCAGTACCAATCGCTCGCGCGATTCACGCGCAACCTCACCGACCAGGCGCGAAGCGGCAAACTCGATCCGGTGATCGGCCGGGACGAGGAAGTTCGTCGCGTCATGCAGGTGCTCTCGCGCCGCACCAAGAACAATCCGGTGCTGATCGGGGAACCCGGCGTCGGCAAGACCGCGATCGTCGAGGGACTGGCGCAGCGCATCGTCAACGGCGATGTCCCCGACTCGCTCCGCGGCAAGGAAATCATCGCACTCGACATCGGCCAGTTGCTCGCCGGCGCCAAGTATCGCGGCGAGTTCGAGGAGCGGCTCAAGTCGGTGGTGAAGGAACTCACCGACGCCGCGGGTCGCTACGTCGTCTTCATCGACGAACTGCACACGCTGGTCGGTGCGGGGAAGGCCGAGGGCGCGGTCGACGCATCGAACCTGCTCAAACCGGCGCTTGCCCGCGGTGAACTGCATGTGGTCGGCGCCACGACCCTCGACGAGTACCGGCAGAACATCGAGAAGGATGCCGCGCTCGAACGGCGCTTCCAGCCGGTCTACGTCGGCGAACCGACCGTCGAGGACACCATCGCGATCCTGCGCGGCCTCAAGGAGAAGTACGAAGTCCACCACGGCGTGCGCATCACGGACAACGCGCTGGTGTCGGCGGCAACGCTCTCGAACCGCTATATCGGCGACCGCTTCCTTCCGGACAAGGCGATCGACCTGGTCGACGAGGCGGCGTCGCGGATCCGGATGGAGATCGACTCCCTCCCGCAGGAGATCGACGAGGTCGAGCGCCGCATCCTGCAGCTCGAGATCGAACGGCAGTCGCTGGTCCGCGACAAGGACAAGGCATCGGTCCAGCGGCGCAAGGCACTGGAGCAGGAGATCGCCGAGCTCAAGGAGAAGAGCGCCGGAATGAAGGCGCGGTGGCAATCGGAGAAGCAGGCGATCGAGGGGATCCAGAAGCGGAAGGCGCAGGTCGAGGCGATGCGCGCCGAAATCGACCAGGCAACGCGCGCCGGCGACCTGCAGAAGGCCGCCGAACTTCGATACGGCAAGATCCCTGAACTGGAACGCGAGCTTGCCGGCGAAGAACAGAAGCTCAACGAGGCGCAGAAATCGTCCAAGTACCTCCGCGAGGAAGTCGGGTCGGAAGACATCGCGAATGTGGTGGCGAAGTGGACCGGGATTCCGGTCAGCAAGATGCTCGAGTCCGATCGCGAGCGCCTCACGCGGCTCGAAGCCGAACTCGGCCGCCGCGTGGTCGGCCAGCCGGAAGCGATCACGGCGGTGGCCAACGCGGTACGCCGCGCCCGCGCCGGGCTGCAGGACGTCGGCAAGCCGACCGGCTCCTTCATCTTCCTCGGTCCCACCGGAGTCGGCAAGACCGAGACGGCGCGCGCGTTGGCGGAATTCCTTTTCGACGATGAGCGCGCGATGGTGCGCCTCGACATGTCGGAGTACATGGAGAAGCATGCCGTCGCCAGGATGATCGGCGCGCCGCCGGGGTACGTCGGCTACGAAGAGGGTGGGCAGCTCACCGAAGCGGTGCGCCGTCGCCCCTACTGCGTGATCCTCTTCGATGAAATCGAGAAGGCGCACCCCGACGTCTTCAACCTGCTGCTGCAGGTCCTCGACGATGGCCGCCTCACCGATTCGCAGGGGCGGGCGGTCGACTTCCGCAATACCGTGATCATCATGACCAGCAACATCGGGTCGCGGTACATTCTCGAGACGAAGAGCATTGCGCCGGATGCATGGCCGGAGGTCGAAGCGAAGGTCCTCGCCGACCTGCGTGCGCATTTCCGCCCCGAGTTCCTCAATCGCGTCGACGATATCGTCGTCTTCCGGCCGCTGTCGCGCGAGGATCTCGATCACATCGTCGCCCTGCAGCTCGCCAGGCTGCGCGCCCTCGTGGCGGCGCGGGGACTGGTCCTCGACGTTGCGCCGGAGGCGATGACCTGGCTTGCGGAGGCCGGTTACGATCCGCTGTACGGCGCCCGGCCGCTCAAGCGCGTGATCCAGCGGGAATTGCAGAACCCGATCGCGCTGCAGCTGCTGGAAGGGAAATACAACGAGGGCGACACGATTCACGTTGCCGTCAATGGTGGCCAGCTCGAGTTCGCCCACTAG